The genome window ACCGACACGAACCAGCTCCTTCACATGATAATGAAGGCGGGCAGCGTTTTCACCCAACTCGGTCGCGATTTGCTTGGCTGTCCGAGGCTCCAGATCTTCAAACAGTTCCAGGATCTTGACACGCTCGGCAATTGCGAGGGATTTTAGTGCTTCTGGGTCTGTTACTTCAAAAAACTCTTTCATGCCAATTCTCACCATCCAACTGACTAGGCCAAATTTTGATTTTTCGTCGTTCTCTATACTATCAATCAATTCTATCGTTTTCTGATAGAAAGCGCAACGTGTATACAGATGAAGTGCCTGTAAGCTTGTGGTAAAATCAAAGCGTACATAACAAGGAAAAGTCGGAACAGAAGGAAGGGATACGCATGACCGAAACTGGACAAGCCGCTCCTGATTTTACGCTGCAAGCAAACGAGAATCAAACCATCTCACTCTCCTCGTACCGGGGAAAGAATGTCGTTCTTTATTTTTATCCCAAAGACATGACGCCAGGCTGTACGACAGAAGCATGCGATTTTCGGGATTATCATCCTCAGTTCAAGCAATTGGACACGGTTGTTTTGGGAATCAGCCCCGATGAAGTGAAGTCGCATGATAAATTCGTGGCCAAGCACGAGCTGCCGTTTCCCCTTTTGGCTGACCCG of Brevibacillus choshinensis contains these proteins:
- the bcp gene encoding thioredoxin-dependent thiol peroxidase, with amino-acid sequence MTETGQAAPDFTLQANENQTISLSSYRGKNVVLYFYPKDMTPGCTTEACDFRDYHPQFKQLDTVVLGISPDEVKSHDKFVAKHELPFPLLADPDHQVAEAYGVWVLKKMYGREYMGIERTTFVIDKQGKIAKVWTKVKVKGHVQEVLQFIQEELQA